GGTGGGTGACTGTGCTGGCCGCATTGCTGGCCATAGGCATTGCAGCGCTGTTCCTGTTTTCCGGCAAAGGGCTGTTTGAAATTACGCAAGGCATGGTGTCTATCCTGGCGCCGCCGTTGTCGGTGGTATTCCTGGCGTCCATTTTCTGGAAGCGGACCAACACCCCGGCAGTAGTGACGGTATTGTATGGCGGCGGGTCTGTGTGCCTGCTGGTGGGCGTGTGTTACTTGCTGAACTATCCCTATAAAGGCTTTTGGCCTCATTTCCTGTTATTGTCGGTATATCTTTTTATGGGACTGGCGTTGCTGATCATGGTGGTGTCATTGCTGACAGCGCCGTCGCCTGTCACGGATGATAAGCCGGTGTTTGTTTCCGCAGCGGGAAACCGGCTGTCACGCAGGGTTTGGGCTGGATGGGCGGTATTGGCGGTTGTTATGTTGATAATTTATCTTTTATTAAAATGATGATAAACAGAATAACAGGTGTGTTTTTGATCGTATGCGCCATGGCATGCGGCAGCTGTAAAAACATGAAAACAGAAGAGAAGGTTTTTGTGGTGAATATTGTACCGGAACAAACGAAGCTGCAGGAATATCTGCGTTACCATCAGCAGGTATGGCCCGAAGTGGAGGCCGGCTTCCGGAAAGCCGGGTATCAGAAAATCACGCTTTACAGGTACCAGTATTTAGTAGTGATGAAGATCGTGGTGCCGGTGGGTGCGGACCTGCAACAGATGGGCAAAACGGCCGAAGGCTACAGCCCGCGCTGTGCCGAGTGGAACCGCCTGATGTCCGGGTACCAGGCAGGCGTGCCGGGAACGGCGCAGGGCGAGACCTGGGTGGAGGCTAAGCCTTTCTATGAATTCAGGAAGGAATAGCGAGGGTATGCTCGTTGTACCTTTTGATGAAATCGCGGGGCGATACGCCCTTAATATCCTTGAAGTGTTTGTTGAAATTGGAGATATTGTTATACCCGCTCTCATAGCAGGCTTCCGCTACGTTATGATGTCCTTCCAGTAATAGTTTGGCGGCATGGCCGATCCGTACTTCCTTTACAAAGTCTATTAACGTGCGGTTGGTTTTTCTTTTGAAGAAACGGCAAAATGCCGCGGCAGACATAGGGATAAGGTCCGCCACGTCCTGCAACGCTATTTCCTCCCTGAAGTTGCTGAAGATATAATCAAATACCTTGTTGATCTTGTTGGCTTCCCCGGAGTTGTCCACCGCGTTGAAATAGGGGGAAGAAAGTATTTCCGCATATTCCGACTGTGCCAGCACGTCCAGCAGTTGCAGCATCAGCACGGCCCGGGTAAGCCCTGACTGGACCAGCATTTCCTGCATGAGGTTCCTGGCAGTGGTGATGGTTGGGCCGGTAAAAAGCAGTCCCCTGGAGGCTTTTTCGAAAAGCGCATTGAGCTGCCGGGCTTCCGGTTTCTCCAGCAGTTGCCGGCCCAGGAAGTCCGGGAAGAAATGAATAACTGTCGCCGCCGGCTGCTGCAAAGGATCTACCGGTTGATAGTATTGCCAGCAATGCGGCAGATAACTGCCGAGCAATACCAGCTCGGTGCCTTCAAAGTCCCGGATATGATCGCCGATGAAACGTTTGCCGCTGCAGTTTTCAATCAGCGCGATCTCAAAATTCACATGTGACTTCAAAGCCGTATATCTCCTGATCTCCAGAAATTCTGACCGGATGGTAAATGACTGGTCGGGAGGAAATGTGAAGTTCTCATAAATGTACTGCATAGTGTGGCATACTCCTGGTGCCAAATTAGTAAATTTTAAGTCAGGTTGGCATTTTAACAGCTGATTTTATGGAAGCAAAAAAAGCATAGGTAATCGTCAAATAACGGGTGGTATAATGATCTCGTATAACGGATTTTTGTGTAGTGAAATACTGCATGAACAACGATAGGAACAAACAGATAAAGTACTTTCTTTTTGCGATAAGCCTGCTGCTTGGGACTACAGGCGTGCTGCACGCACAGCAGCAGACAGCTGAGGCGCTGCTCGGCCGGCTACACGGCTCGCTGCGGTACAGCATTGGCCGGTACGATGGCACAACATTACTTTCCGAACAAACTTTTCAGCATGGGCGGTTACAGACCGGCGGCGGCGACTGGCAATTGCAAACGCATGCCACGATGCTGCCCGATGGCGCCGCCGACGTACAGGTGGTATGCCGGCTGGCGCAGGGCCGCGCGGCGCAAAGCGCGGTAACGGTATCGTTGGACTTTAGCCATTGGAGCCCGCAACATTATGTGCTGGTGCCGGCTTCGGTGTACAATGGCAACCGTTACCGGTCTATCGGCAATGGCTACAACCCTGACTATCCCCGCGACATGTACTACAATCCTCATGTGCCGCTGACGATTGCCAATAATCCGCGTTTGTCGGATGAAAAAGGGAAACCGTCAGTAATAACGCTGCAAACCACCAACGCGGCCACACCGGCGATCTGTTTTTTCTCCCCGGAGGAAAAGAAGGGGTGCATTGTGCTCACCACGCAGCAGACCAGCCTGGGAAACAGCGGCCTTACCATCGCGGAAAACAGCGCAAAAGACAGTTGCGTGCTGTCTATATCAGCACCGGCCGTACGCCGGCTGGCGCCGGGATTTGGGGACTTTCATCCTAGCGGCGACCATGCGCCCGATTGGCAGGCCGGCGATGAAGTGACGCTGCATTACCGTGTATATGTTTTTGATGCGGAAGATATCCCTGCATTGTTGCGCCGTTTTATGACGGTACGCAAAGCGCTGAGCGGGCCTAATCAGCCACGCGACATACTGCCCATGAGCAAACTGCTGCAATGTGCGACTGACATCTGCCGGGGTAATTTTATAGAAGTAAAGACAGGCGCCTATTACAGGCCGGAAAATAATAACGATTTCCAGTTGGGATGGGTGAGCGGTATGATCAATACCTACCCCATGCTGGCTTTGAATGACGCAAAGGAAAGGGAACGCGTGGCAAGGGAACTGGATTTTATCACCGGAAAACTGCAGGGCGAAAGCGGCTATTTCTACGGCGGCATCACTGCCGACGGCAAGCTACGACCAGAAAAGATGCATCCGGATTTCCCTGAATTACAGGCCATGGTAAGGAAAAACGGCGACGTTTTGTTTTGGCTGATGAAACACCTGATGTTGCTCAAAGCGCAGGGCTACGGCCGGATGATCAGGCCGGAATGGGAGCTGGCGGCCAAACGGCTGGCAACGGCCTTTGCGGCCACCTGGCAAAAACATGGCGAGTTCGGACAATATATTGCTCCGCGTACCGGAGAGATAGCGGTTTATAATTCCACCGCGGGGGCCATCGTGCCTGCGGGCATGATGCTGGCCTCCCGTTATTTTCACGTTAGGGCATGGACGAGGGTAGCTCAACAGGCGTCCGCCTTTTATTACCTCCGTGATGTAGAGAAACAGGGTCTTACGGGCGGCGACTGCGGAGATATTTCTCACGATGCCAATTCAGAATCGGCATTCGGTCTGCTGGAGTCGCTGGTGTCCATGTATGAGTATTCAGGGGAACGGCACTGGCTGCAAAAGGCAGCAACACAAGCCGCCCTCTGTGCTACATGGGCACTTTCCTATGACCCTGTTTTTCCGTCCGGAAGCGCTATTGACAAGTTAAAAAGCCATATGGCCGGCGCGGTTTGGGCCAGTATCCAGAATAAACACGCTGCGCCAGGTGTCTGCACTTCTTCCGGTGACGCGTTGTTCAGACTGTTCCGCGCTACCGGCGATCCGCTGTATGCCGATCTCCTGCGGGATATCCAGCATGCGCACGCAGAAGCGGTGAACATGCCCGGCCATATCACCACCAACAACCTCATGGGTTCGTCTATGGAACGTATACAGCCCGGCGATGCGGAAGGCAAAGAGAGCATCGGCAATTTTATCAACACGCGCAACTCCTGGACGGAAACCGCCGGCATGCTCATGGCACTGGAAATACCGGGTATCTATGTAAACACCGACAAAAAAGAAGTATACGTCTTTGATCATGTGACGGCCCGGGTGGTATCAACAGAAAAAGATGTCATGGTGATAGCAGTCACCAACCCGACAGCGTATGATGCATCGGTGTCACTGCTGTCGGAGAACAACCGTGAGGCTGCCGTGCCGCTGCCGCGTACTGCATTTGTAAAATGGCCGCACGTGGTGGTAAACGCCGGTCAGACAGTGACAGTAAGGGTTACGCCGGAAGGTGCCGTGGTTAGGTAAAAGTTTACGCCTCCCAACAAATACAGAATAAAGCAAGAATATGTTGCCCCCGGGATTTTTCCCGGGGGAATTTTCATGTAAGAAACTACCGGTACTGAAATGGGGCTGCTCTGCATTGTTTTAAATTTAATTGGCAGTCCTACTATCCCGTTGTCCACCATCCAAACCCTTTTCTTATGAATACTACTAATCTTCTGGCCGTTTCGCAGTTTCACTATCCTTTTCCTATGCTTAAGAACCCTTATGCAGCAGTCATGCAGGAAATTACTGACAACGAATGGATTGACGGTACGTATTTGTCTCTGTACAAAGATGACCCTGTCACGAGAAAAAAGTATAAGAAGACCAAAACGGCGCATATTGCCTCCCAATGGTTCCCTACAGCCAGCCTGGAGCGATTGCGGCCAGCCTGCCGCCTGATGTTGTGGACGCTTTACAATGATGACAAGTATGAAGAATACAGCCCCGAAGAAATCAGTTTTATTGAACAGCAAAGTCTTGCGGTGCTGAAAGGTTCGCTCAGCGGCGAAGACGCCGGTATCCCGCTGGGCGGCTTGCTCGCCACGCTGCGGGAGGAACTGGTACAGTTCGTACCGCCGGAATCCATGACGCGGTTTACAGACGGCCTGCAAAAATACTTTAATGGGTTAAAGCAGGAACAGTATTACAAATCACTGAAAACATTTCCCACCGTGGAGGAAAGCCTGGCTATCCGGGAAGATTCCCTGTGTCTGTATCCCTTCCTGGAATTACTGGACCTGGAAACAGGGTTGATACTTCCGGAAGAGGTACATCAGCATCCGGTCATAAAACGCCTCAAGGCGCTGACGGTCCGCATGATGGTGTGTTTCAACGAAGTGCAGTCGTTTTCAAAAGATGAAGCCACAGACGCTATTTATTACAACGTGTTGAAGGTAATACAGCATCAAAGAAACCTTTCCTTTGAAGAGGCCGTGCGGCAGATCCTCCATATCCACAACGAATACCTGAATGAATTTCAGTACCTGCAACGTTTTCTGCCCGATTTCGGGCCGTGGCAGGATGCGGTGGTCAACAGGGTGCATTATTTCAGTATGACGCTGAACGGATGGCGCTCTATCTCTTCGGGGTTGGACAGGTATAATTCGTTGACCGGATTCCCGGACGCGCAAACGGCTAAAAATGCATTGGACGGCTAGGGGCGCATCGGTTTAATGCGCCCTGTTCAGTAACATGTCTGTTAAGCTCAGTAATGCCTGTTTATGCGCTTCCGGTACAGAGATGCTTTTCAAATGGCGCAGTGCGATGTCCTGGTACCGTTGGCATTCGTGGATGGCCCATTGGTCCGCTTTACAGTCTTTATACAGCTGTACCATCGGTGCAATTTTATAAATAGTGTTGTCTGCCATGAGTTCTTCCAGATGTGAACGTTGGGCCGGGGTGGCTGATTCGAAAGTCTTCAGCAGCAGGAAGGTTTTTTTATTGAGCAGAATGTCTCCGCAGATTTGTTTCCCGAATTTTACCTGGTCCCCGAAGCAGTCGAGGTAGTCGTCCTGTATCTGGAAGGCGGTCCCGATATTTTTACCGAAGGCGTACAAGTGTTCCTGGTCTTCCTCGCCGGCGCCGCCTATCATGCCGCCTATTTGCAGGCTGGCAGCGAGGAGTACGGCTGTTTTCATCGTGATCATGTCCAGGTAGTCGGTATATGAAATGGCGCTGAGTGGCATGGCTTCCATGTCCAGGTCTGTTTGCTGGCCTTCGCCTACTGCCAGTGCGGCTTCCAGGAATGTTGCCGTGACAGCCTGTTTGTAGTCGCCTTGTATACAATTCAGGTATTCGAAGACATAGAGCAGTAGGGTGTCGCCCGTGAGGATGGCGGTATTGGTATTGAATTTTTTATAGATGGTAGGCTGCCCGCGACGCAGTGGCGCGTGGTCCATAATGTCATCATGTACCAGTGTGAAATTATGATAGAGTTCCACCGCGTTGGCAGCTAAAAAAGCATCCAGGTGAACAGGTCCCATGAGGTTATTGGCCATTAGGCATAATATGGGACGGATACGTTTGCCACTATTGCTTAATGAATATTCAACTGCCTCATATAATGTGGCGGGATTTTTCGGAAAAAGCCGATCATTGAATTGGGCTTCGAAAGCTGCCAGTAAATCATTAAAGGAAAGGACGGCCTGCTCGCCGGTAGCGTTGTTTTGAGGGGAGTGATGCCGGGACATAGGATTTCCAGTTTGAGCTAATGTAACTCACCGGTCCGGAAATGTCGCTGCAGTTGATGGTTTTTTGTTAGGTTTCCTAATTATTATTATTGTTTGTAAAAAAAGATGGGCAGGCATCAGTTGCCTGCCCGCTTTAATAATGTTAACCGGTCAATTAATAACCCTGGTTCTGTTCCAGTACAGCGCCGGTGTTCTGTGTGATTTCAGTGGAAGGTATTGGCCACAGGTTGTGGTATGGCTCAATCGTCAGGCCTGACTTAGGGTTGTATTTTTTATCCCGGTCGTAGAGTTTGCCCAGACGGGTAAGCGTCACTGCCCTGAATTCTTCCATGTACAGCTCTCTCAGGCGTTCATCCAGGATGTAATCGAGGTTCATTTCTGCCGCGGTGGCTGGTGTGGCGCCGGCTCTGTTCCGCAATATGTTCACATCGTCCGTTGCTTTTTGAGCGTCTCCTTTGGCGAGATAGGCTTCTGCTCTCAGCAGATAGGTTTCTGCCACGCGGGCCATGTACTTCTGCATAAACAGGCGGGAGGCGCCGTTCAGCAAGAATCCACCGAAGGGGTTGGTCACATTGGTGAGGATGGAAGGACCGGCTACAGACACAAAATCACCTGCGGAAGGGGACATCTTCCTGATCACCGGATAAAAATTCCGGATGGTGTCCCTGAAGTCCGCCGGCGCTACTTTGGCTTTATAGCCGTCTTTTACGTACCATTTGCCATAGTCCGGAGAGTTGGCAGGCACGCCGGAAATGCGGATGTCCCGCACGATATTGTAGGAGGAGTTACGGATGTCGCCAGGCGTCCATATTTCATAGAAGAAATGGGAGGTAGGGCGTATCCAGCCGATACCGTTGGACGAAACGCTGTCCACAAACTTGGCGTTGAACAGGATAGACATTTTGGTTTTAGTGGTGGCTTCTGTGATCCTGACGCCGGTTAAACTGGGAACGACTGCCCAGGCCGACTGATCGCCCACGGAGGCGGAGTTGTTCAGCGTGCTTTGTATCACCAGCAGTCCTTCGTGATTGCCGGTGCTGTAGTTCTGGTTGTTGTATTCAAACAGGTCCCTGTACACGTCGCCGGGTAAATTGGCCCTTCTGCCGAAGCGGCTGTTCATCAGGGACACGCCGCTGAAGTTAATGACGTCGGAAGCGCTGGCAATGGCGCCGTCATAGTCTTTCAGGGAGATAAGCACCTCCGTGAGCACATGTTTGGCGATCTGTTTGTTCACGGTGCCATCCGGTACCTGGTTGATATCGGACAAGATGCCGATGGCCTGTTGCAGGTCTTTTTTACATTGCTGGTAAACGGCTTCGCGGCTGGCGCGCACGTAATCGTAACGCGGTCCGGAAAGTTCGTTCAGCTCAATGGGAACGCCGCCGTACAGGTTGGCCAGCACGTTGTAGGAATAGGCCCTGAAAAACAAAGCCTGGCCCAGGAAACTGTTTTTATCGGCATCGCTGAGCTTAGTGGATTTAGATGCCTGGCTGATGATCAGGTTAGCATTGGTGATGATTTTATAGAACGCCGTCCACATGTTGCCGGGAATGAAATAGGTGGGCACCATGGTGGCCTTATAGGCATTTAACTTGGCGGCGGGGTCATAGTCGGTGCCGTTGTACGCGAAGTCAGTAGCGTAATACAGCCCGAAATATGTATCCAGGTTGATGTTTCCCATGTAGATGTTGCGCACGCCGTTGTACAGGTTGTTGGTGGCCTGCTGGAACTGGATGGAGGACTGCAGGGAGTTGTCCGGCGTATAGATAGACAGCGGGTCTTCATCCAGGAAACTCTTGCTGCAGGAAGATAATGCTGCTCCGATACAAAGGAGGTATATGAAGATTTTTGGTTTCATGTTCTGAAAGTTTACTGTTGAAGCATTAGAATGTCACGTTTACACCAAGGGAGTAGTTCTTCATCACGGGATAACCGTTCTGGTCGAGGCCCATACCGCCCGGTATTCTCAGGCCGAGCGATGAACGCTGGCTGGATGAAGGATTGGACTCGGGGTCCCAGCCGTCCCATTTGGTAATGGTGAGAAGGTTCTGCGCGTTCACATACACGCTGGCTGCCTTGAGTATTTTCAGGCGGCTCAGCAGGCCCTCGGGCAGGGTATAGGTCAGCGTTACGTCTTGCAGGCGGATAAAGCTTCTGGACACATAAGGCCCGAAGTTTTCACCCAGCGTGGCAACATATGCCGCGATGCTTCTGTATTTGGCATTCGGATTATTAGGTGTCCAGTAGTCGTATACAAAGCCGTTGTTGTTGCGGATATTGTCAGGGTTTTGCAGCATAATGCCGGGTGCGCCGAGGTATCCGTTTTTGCCGCCCTGGATAGTGTTGATGAAGAACTTCAGTTGGAATGCCTTGTACTGGAAGCTGTTGGAGATGCCCAGGCTGTAGGACGGATCGAGTTTGCCTAATATCTGTTTGTCCTCCGGGGTGATCTTTCCATCTCCGTTCACATCTTCCACGCGGTATTGCCCGGCTTTAAAGCCTTGTGCGGCGAGGCCGGCGGGGATTTGCTCGCCCAGCTGGTACATACCGGTGATCTTATAGTCGTACACGACGCCGTAAGGCTGACCGATAAAGTAGCTTAATATAGGATCGCTGCCGTTGATCAGGTCATTTTTGGTACCGTCGATGTCCAGCACTTTGTTGCGGTTCCGGAAGAAGTTGGCGGTCACTTCCCATTTGAAGTTTTTGTTGGACACGGGTACGCCGGTGATGTTCAGTTCTTGTCCCCTGTTCTGGATTTTACCGATGTTGATCAGGAAGCTGTTGAAACCGGTTATGGTAGGCGTGGCCCTGGAGTTCAGCAGGTTGGTGGAATTGGAGAAGTACAGGTCCAGTGAGCCAAACAGCCGGTTGTCGAAGAAGGAAAAGTCTACGCCGGTGTTAAACGATTTGGTGGTTTCCCAGCGCAGGCCGGAGTTGGGCAACTGGCTCAGGAAGGAGCCGAGTTGTGCGCCGCCGGAGGTGCCGTAGAGGTAACCGCTGGACAATCCTACGGTCATCTGGGAAAGGGTCTGGTAGCGGCCGACGGTCCTGTTGCCGGTAGCGCCGTAAGACAGTCTCAGTTTCAGGTCGTTGACAGCGTTGACAGACTTCAGGAAGTTTTCTTCTTTCAGGCGCCAGGCGAATGCAAGGGATGGGAAAGTAGCCCATTTGTTGGTGGCGGAGAAGCCGGAGAAACCGTCTCTTCTTACCGTACCGGTCAGGATATATTTTTTATCGAACGAATACGAGAGCCTGGCCATTTGGTACAGCGCTGTTTCCTGCCAGGGGAGTATGTCCATGTCGTTGGAAACGGTGAGCCGTGCCGGATCGCCCACGTCCAGCCTGTTGTAGGACAGTACGCCGTTGGTGATGCCGCCAGCGGACGTGCTGCTGCCGTCATGTTTGTTTTTTTCCGCGCCATACAGCAAAGTGAGGTCCACACCGTGTTTCCCGAAGTCCCTTTTATAGGTCAGGATGTTGTCGATCGTCAGGAAATAATTGGTCATGTATGTTTTGTAGGCGGTAGCTTCTACGTTAGGCGCATTGTAGTTGAACCTGTTCGTATAGATGTAGTTGTTACCGAAGTTCACGCGGTAGTTCAGTCCTTTCACCTGCGGGATGTCCACGCTGACGAAGAAGTTCCCGATCATGTTCATGTTTCGGTCCAGGTCCCTGGAACGTCTGAGCACTTCCAGTGCGGTGGGTGTAGTGGTTTGCGCGTAGAACTCCAGCATCTGGCCTGTTTTAGGATCGAAGGGGAGGTTGTACGGTTTCAGGAACATGATATCGGAGAAGGTGGGCGACACGCCACTGTAGTCGTTGATGGACAAACCTGTCTGTGCGCCTACTGTCAGCCATTCTGCGGGTTTGGCTTCGAGGTTGAGCCGGATGCTGTTTCTCCGGTAGTCGTCATTTTTAACCAGGTTTACCTGGTCAAAATAACCATAACCTAAATAGAAACGGATCTTCTTTGATCTTCCGCTTAAACCGATGTTATGGTTGTGTATCCTGGGGCGGGAGTTGGTCATTAAGTCCCACCAGTTGGCTTCATAACCGTTTTTATAGTTGTCGCCTTCTATGCCGGGCATTTTCGTAGTGGGGTCCCAGTTAGGGTTCATTTTAGTAGGATCGTTGGGATCACGGCTTTCGGTAAGGTACCAGTCGCCGAGCTTCTGTATGTACTGGGCGCCGGAGGCAGGTCTCATGTCTTTTTTGGTCATCTCCTGCATAGAGTAGGACCCGCTGTAGTCTACCGTGAGCTTGTCTATCCCGCTGGCGCCGCTTTTGGTGGTGATCAGCACCACCCCGTTGGACGCCTGGGAGCCATACACGGCAGCAGCGCTGGCATCTTTCAACAGGTCGATGCTGGCGATATCTGACGGGTTGATGGAGGTGAGCGATCCCCGGTATATCAGGCCGTCCACTACGATCAACGGGGAGGTGGTGCCGGAGATGGAGTTTCTGC
This window of the Chitinophaga varians genome carries:
- a CDS encoding polyprenyl synthetase family protein, encoding MSRHHSPQNNATGEQAVLSFNDLLAAFEAQFNDRLFPKNPATLYEAVEYSLSNSGKRIRPILCLMANNLMGPVHLDAFLAANAVELYHNFTLVHDDIMDHAPLRRGQPTIYKKFNTNTAILTGDTLLLYVFEYLNCIQGDYKQAVTATFLEAALAVGEGQQTDLDMEAMPLSAISYTDYLDMITMKTAVLLAASLQIGGMIGGAGEEDQEHLYAFGKNIGTAFQIQDDYLDCFGDQVKFGKQICGDILLNKKTFLLLKTFESATPAQRSHLEELMADNTIYKIAPMVQLYKDCKADQWAIHECQRYQDIALRHLKSISVPEAHKQALLSLTDMLLNRAH
- a CDS encoding helix-turn-helix transcriptional regulator — encoded protein: MAPGVCHTMQYIYENFTFPPDQSFTIRSEFLEIRRYTALKSHVNFEIALIENCSGKRFIGDHIRDFEGTELVLLGSYLPHCWQYYQPVDPLQQPAATVIHFFPDFLGRQLLEKPEARQLNALFEKASRGLLFTGPTITTARNLMQEMLVQSGLTRAVLMLQLLDVLAQSEYAEILSSPYFNAVDNSGEANKINKVFDYIFSNFREEIALQDVADLIPMSAAAFCRFFKRKTNRTLIDFVKEVRIGHAAKLLLEGHHNVAEACYESGYNNISNFNKHFKDIKGVSPRDFIKRYNEHTLAIPS
- a CDS encoding L-rhamnose mutarotase; protein product: MKTEEKVFVVNIVPEQTKLQEYLRYHQQVWPEVEAGFRKAGYQKITLYRYQYLVVMKIVVPVGADLQQMGKTAEGYSPRCAEWNRLMSGYQAGVPGTAQGETWVEAKPFYEFRKE
- a CDS encoding RagB/SusD family nutrient uptake outer membrane protein: MKPKIFIYLLCIGAALSSCSKSFLDEDPLSIYTPDNSLQSSIQFQQATNNLYNGVRNIYMGNINLDTYFGLYYATDFAYNGTDYDPAAKLNAYKATMVPTYFIPGNMWTAFYKIITNANLIISQASKSTKLSDADKNSFLGQALFFRAYSYNVLANLYGGVPIELNELSGPRYDYVRASREAVYQQCKKDLQQAIGILSDINQVPDGTVNKQIAKHVLTEVLISLKDYDGAIASASDVINFSGVSLMNSRFGRRANLPGDVYRDLFEYNNQNYSTGNHEGLLVIQSTLNNSASVGDQSAWAVVPSLTGVRITEATTKTKMSILFNAKFVDSVSSNGIGWIRPTSHFFYEIWTPGDIRNSSYNIVRDIRISGVPANSPDYGKWYVKDGYKAKVAPADFRDTIRNFYPVIRKMSPSAGDFVSVAGPSILTNVTNPFGGFLLNGASRLFMQKYMARVAETYLLRAEAYLAKGDAQKATDDVNILRNRAGATPATAAEMNLDYILDERLRELYMEEFRAVTLTRLGKLYDRDKKYNPKSGLTIEPYHNLWPIPSTEITQNTGAVLEQNQGY
- a CDS encoding terpene synthase family protein, with the protein product MNTTNLLAVSQFHYPFPMLKNPYAAVMQEITDNEWIDGTYLSLYKDDPVTRKKYKKTKTAHIASQWFPTASLERLRPACRLMLWTLYNDDKYEEYSPEEISFIEQQSLAVLKGSLSGEDAGIPLGGLLATLREELVQFVPPESMTRFTDGLQKYFNGLKQEQYYKSLKTFPTVEESLAIREDSLCLYPFLELLDLETGLILPEEVHQHPVIKRLKALTVRMMVCFNEVQSFSKDEATDAIYYNVLKVIQHQRNLSFEEAVRQILHIHNEYLNEFQYLQRFLPDFGPWQDAVVNRVHYFSMTLNGWRSISSGLDRYNSLTGFPDAQTAKNALDG
- a CDS encoding SusC/RagA family TonB-linked outer membrane protein, which translates into the protein MGGIVKTTIATMLSICAMFMQTYAQQNTGHVSGTVKDAGGSPLPGASVEAVSNGHRVKVAISDSVGKFTFTNLPAGNYTFSSRMIGYDAKSFAGYKIIQGKNPELSLVLTSTVSELTSVVVVGYGTRKRQDVTGAVAKADLQVQKQSPNANVMSSLRGTVPGLTVGQVNRAGSDPTLMVRGRNSISGTTSPLIVVDGLIYRGSLTSINPSDIASIDLLKDASAAAVYGSQASNGVVLITTKSGASGIDKLTVDYSGSYSMQEMTKKDMRPASGAQYIQKLGDWYLTESRDPNDPTKMNPNWDPTTKMPGIEGDNYKNGYEANWWDLMTNSRPRIHNHNIGLSGRSKKIRFYLGYGYFDQVNLVKNDDYRRNSIRLNLEAKPAEWLTVGAQTGLSINDYSGVSPTFSDIMFLKPYNLPFDPKTGQMLEFYAQTTTPTALEVLRRSRDLDRNMNMIGNFFVSVDIPQVKGLNYRVNFGNNYIYTNRFNYNAPNVEATAYKTYMTNYFLTIDNILTYKRDFGKHGVDLTLLYGAEKNKHDGSSTSAGGITNGVLSYNRLDVGDPARLTVSNDMDILPWQETALYQMARLSYSFDKKYILTGTVRRDGFSGFSATNKWATFPSLAFAWRLKEENFLKSVNAVNDLKLRLSYGATGNRTVGRYQTLSQMTVGLSSGYLYGTSGGAQLGSFLSQLPNSGLRWETTKSFNTGVDFSFFDNRLFGSLDLYFSNSTNLLNSRATPTITGFNSFLINIGKIQNRGQELNITGVPVSNKNFKWEVTANFFRNRNKVLDIDGTKNDLINGSDPILSYFIGQPYGVVYDYKITGMYQLGEQIPAGLAAQGFKAGQYRVEDVNGDGKITPEDKQILGKLDPSYSLGISNSFQYKAFQLKFFINTIQGGKNGYLGAPGIMLQNPDNIRNNNGFVYDYWTPNNPNAKYRSIAAYVATLGENFGPYVSRSFIRLQDVTLTYTLPEGLLSRLKILKAASVYVNAQNLLTITKWDGWDPESNPSSSQRSSLGLRIPGGMGLDQNGYPVMKNYSLGVNVTF